Proteins found in one Timaviella obliquedivisa GSE-PSE-MK23-08B genomic segment:
- a CDS encoding GNAT family N-acetyltransferase — protein MRSFESDRLLLRQWNPDAETEAAFEIYGDSEVMQWIGDGTTVSDIGTLREKLRRRNQQCLDLNDGTGFWAIVEQETEYPIGTVILKRLPDGDGQITPDWEVGWHLRKASWGKGYATEAARAIVDYGFKVLKLPCIYAIAYPENRPSIRVMERLGMTAVGLTSQYYGRHDLVLYQATSPV, from the coding sequence ATGAGAAGTTTTGAAAGCGATCGCCTCCTGCTTCGCCAATGGAACCCTGACGCTGAAACAGAAGCCGCTTTCGAGATTTACGGTGACTCTGAGGTGATGCAGTGGATTGGTGATGGGACAACAGTGTCTGATATTGGAACATTACGTGAAAAACTTCGCCGACGAAATCAACAATGCCTTGACCTAAACGATGGAACAGGTTTCTGGGCAATTGTGGAGCAGGAAACAGAATATCCGATCGGAACAGTGATTCTGAAGCGGTTACCAGATGGTGATGGACAAATCACCCCTGATTGGGAAGTAGGATGGCATTTACGAAAGGCTTCTTGGGGCAAAGGGTACGCAACAGAGGCGGCGAGAGCGATCGTAGATTATGGATTCAAAGTGCTGAAGTTGCCCTGTATTTATGCGATCGCCTATCCTGAAAACCGTCCTTCTATCCGAGTAATGGAGCGGTTAGGAATGACAGCCGTAGGGCTAACCAGCCAATATTATGGTCGCCATGATTTAGTTCTGTATCAAGCAACTTCGCCAGTTTGA